TGCGTATCCAGAAAGTACAGGTCACCATCAGGCCGGACGCCGCTGAATAAGTATAGCTGCCTGCTAAATACTCGAAAAATGCCAGTTGTAAAAGGACAAACCCTTGCCATAATTTCATTGCTGCTATTCTTTTTCACTGCATGTGAAAATACTCCTACGCCCAGGCCCAGAGGCTATTTCCAGATAAAATTCCCGGAAAGGAAGTACCGTACTTTTGATATGCCCGGTTATCCTTACACCTTTGAATACCCAGCGTACGCAAATATCATTAAGGATACCTCTTTCTTTGGGGAAGCCCCCGAAAACCCGTACTGGATCAATGTCGACTTTCCTACCCTTAACGGAAAGATCTACATGAGCTATAAGATCATCGGCCCCGGCAACAATTCCTTCCGGAAACTGGCGGACGACGCTTTTAAAATGACTTATAAACACACTTATAAAGCAGAGTACATCGACGAAAACGTCATCCGGACACCCAATCATGTCAGCGGTACCTTCTATGAGGTAGGCGGGAACGCTGCTTCTGCCAAGCAATTCTTCGCCACCGACTCCGTAAAACATTTTCTCCGGGGAGCCCTTTACTTCGATGCTACCCCCAATGCCGACTCCCTTGCCCCGGTACATAAGTTCCTGGAGCAGGATATGTGGCACCTTGTAGAAACCCTACGATGGAGATAAGCAGTTTATACTGTAACTTTGTATGCTAAAGATGGCCTGTACATAATCTCAGGCCCCAGAGCATTCTCAGATGATTATTATTGACGATAAATACATTAGTGACGAAGTTGTAGAAGAGCAGTTCGTATGCAATCTGTCGGCATGTAAAGGAGCCTGCTGTGTTGCAGGTGATTGCGGCGCCCCGCTGGATAAAACCGAAATCAAGACCCTGAAAAAGATCTACCCGAAAATCAAATCTTATCTGCGGGAAGAAGGCATACAGGAAATTGAACGCACCGGCACCAATACCACCGACGACGAATATGGCTACGTAACCCCCATCGTGAATAAAGGCATCTGTGCCTACGCTACCATCGATGAACACGGCATAGTAGGCTGTGGCATAGAAAAAGCGTTTAACGATGGTGTGGTGGACTTTAAAAAGCCCATCTCCTGTCATCTCTATCCCATCCGTGTAAAAAAATATGAATCTTTTGAGGCGGTAAACTACGACCGCTGGGACATCTGCAAACCCGCATGTAAAAACGGGAAATCGCTGAAAGTGCCCGTCTATCGTTTCTTAAAAGACGCCCTCATTAGAAAATACGGCACGGAATTTTATGAAGTGCTGGATAAAATAGCAAAAAAGAATTACGAATTATGAAATACGAATTACGAAATAACCTGAAGACCAGCTTCACTACTATCTCCCGGTTATTTCGCAATTCCTGATTCGTAATTCGTAATTTCCGTAAAACCTTGTTGCTTATGCATCAACTCGCGTCCACTTTTCTCGAAGAAAGTGAAAAAAAAGCATCCGATCTGAATCACCGTCAGACGATTAATTTTAATATCAGCAGATATAATTCCGCCGTAAAGGTGGGTAAACAACAGTTTGCGGATCTGCCCGGTGCCAGAGAACGTGCGAAGAATATCAAGTGGAGGGCTATTGAGCATCTCGACAATCACCTCGAAGAATTTGAACAGAACTTTACCCGCCGCGGAGGCAAAGTGATCTGGGCCGAAACTGCAGAACAGGTACAACAGGAAATACTGGCCATTTGCCAGGCCAAACAATGCAAGAGCATTGTCAAAAGTAAATCCATGGCCACCGAAGAAGTGCATCTGAATGCCTTCATGGAAGCCAATGGCATCGAATGCGTGGAAACCGACCTCGGTGAGTATATCCAGCAGCTCGATGGCGAGCCACCTTATCATATCGTAACCCCTGCCATGCACAAAAGCAAGGAAGATGTGGCCCGTTTGTTTGCCGAAAAGCTGGGAACTGATCCCGGCCTGACACCCGAACAGCTTACCCTCGTAGCGCGTGAAAAGCTCCGTCATAAATACCTGGAGGCAGAGATAGGCATCACAGGCGCCAACTTTATTATTGCAGATACCGGCTCCATTGCTGTCACTGAGAATGAAGGTAACGCCAGACTTACTACTGCCTTTCCCAAAACTCATATTGTTTTGGTGGGAATAGAGAAAGTAATTCCTTCCATCACCGACCTGGGTCTGTTTTGGCCCTTACTGGCTACCTATGGCACCGGCCAGCAGATAACTGCCTATAACAGTATCTTCAGTGGGCCCCGCCAGGAAGGAGAAACTGATGGCCCGGAAGAAATGTATGTTATATTGATGGACAATGGCCGTAGTAACATCTTACAGGACACCGTGGCAAGGGAAAGCCTCTATTGTATCCGCTGTGGTTCCTGCCTGAACGCCTGCCCGGTTTATAAGAACATCGGCGGGCATACTTATGCGGCCACCTACAGCGGCCCTATCGGCTCTGTTATTACTCCGCACCTGAAAGGAATGGACTCCTACATGCACCTTAGTTTTGCCTCCTCTCTCTGCGGTAATTGTACAGAAGTATGCCCTGTGCGCATCAATCTGCATGAACTACTCCTGCACAACAGGCAGAAAGCGGTAGAAGAAAACTATACATCCGGTGGGGAAAAATTTGCATGGTACCTGTGGAAACAGGGCTGCAACAGCCGCAAAATGATGAATATGGCCAGTGGCAAGACAAAGAATTTTATGCTGCGGAAATTTTTTGCTAAAACCTGGGGCGATAATCGTGAACTACCGGTGTTTGCGCCTAAGTCTTTTAATCAGCTGTGGAAAGAGCGGAAATAATTATCATTCCGCCTGCCGGCCTCTGAATGGTACTTTAACTTTTACCCTGGCAGGTTTCCTGTCTGACGCTGCGCTCCATTTCGGCCCCTCTTTAATTACTCTTATTGCCTCTGCATCGCAAATTTCGTTCAGGCTGCGAAGGATCTTGAAGTTCTGCAAAGTTCCGTCTGGCATCACGGTAAAGGCTACACGTACTATACCTCTATACTTATCGTCGGGATTAACTGTTTTGGTATGGAGATAATTTTCAAAGGCGGTCCATCCTATAACCGGTTCCGGCGCCTGATACCCGGGATTCTCAGCATCAGATTCTATTTGCACACCGGCAACTCTTCCGGACAATGATCTTTCTAACTGACCAGAATCCGTATTGGCATTAAGCCCCCGAATTACCACACTGCCCGTCATGTTCTGCTTCTTTTTAGCTCCCATACCTACCACCACCACTTCGTTCAATGCTGAACTTGCTGAGTCGCCAGGTGTTCTGGGCTTCGGTTCCAACACCTTACTATCAACATTATGCTGCGCCATGAATGCCCTGTTATTATCCCGTGCTGCCGGCGTTAATGCTGAAGCTCCGGGAGTACCCTGTGCAATGAGCTTTCCGGCAGAATCGTCGTCCTTTGTATAGGCCGACACTTCAGCGCCTGCGGCCTCAGCTGCAGGAGAACTAACCACTGGTGCGGCAGATGGCACACCCTTCGCCCGCGGCTTCATTTCCTTTGCCTTTGCTAACATCGGCGGCTCAGGTACAGCATCTTCCTTTGCGGATTTCTCTACATTAGCCAGCATAGCAGCAGTATCTGCAGCTGCAGGTACGCCGGAATCAGCTGCCGGAGCAGCCGGAGATTTAACACTGGCAATGGGAGGCGCCACCTGTTGTTCACGCCACAAATACCAGCCCGCAGAAACCATCAGTAACAGAATAGCAGCAACAGCCGCCCAGCGATAATACAGTGCACGCACACGCCCTCTGACAGGAGCTATTCTGGCAGCCAGCCTTCCGGCAAGATCTTCCTGATGGGCCTGCTGGTCCGGACTATGCATAGCATACCCATCCAGTGCATCAGCCAGGAACGGATCGTCCAGGGCCTGGTGCTCCAGGGCATGCATAGCTTTATCGTCCAGCTCCCCCGCCAGATATTGACGGATGAGGCTGGCAAGCTCTTCTGGTTTTATATGTGGCCGTTTGTCAGGCATGTTGTTGTTGCTCCATACATATTTTCAGGTTACGCTTTCCGTTCTGGATATAGCTTTTCACCTTATTCATCTCATATCCTGTAATAACACTCACTTCCCGGTAGCTTTTTTCCTGTAAATAAAACAGGTCCACGCTGCGCTTTTGTTCCTCCGGTAAAGTTTCCAGGCATTTTTCCATGCTCTGCAGGTTATCCTCCAGTGACATTCCATTTTCATGATGCCCGGTTTCCCCGTTTTCCACAATGGGATGATCATCTATAGATACCTGCCGGGATTCCTTGTTTTTCATCGCCCGCAACTTCATCAAACAGTGGTTACGGGTCAGTACATGCAGCCAGCTTTTGAAGTTCTGCACCTCATGCTGCTTCACTTTACCGATCAGTTCTTCAAATATCTGCATAACGGCATCCTTGCTGGCTTCTTCATCAAAATACTTCAGGCATACCCCATACACCAGGCTCATATAACGCTGGTATAAGGCGGCCAGAAAGTCCAGTTTGCCGGTGGATTTGTACTCCCCGATCAAATAGGCATCATCTGCATCCTGCATGATATTTTGGCGAATGAACGACATAAACAGCTGTCAGCTATTGGATTTTAACCTTTAACTACGGAACTATATTGATTTACAGCACAACAATAGTATTGCTTTTTTTTGAATATCAAAAAACTGAAAAGACGACAAAACAAAGCGGTTGTAACGAATGATGCGTAACTGCCGCATTGACCCATCCGTTACAACCGCTGCCTGTTTAAATAATGAGTTAGTCAGCAACTATTAGTGCCTGAAATGCCTCATACCGGTCATTACCATGACCATATCATGCGTTTTACAGAATTCTATAGAATCGTTATCCCGTACAGAACCTCCTGGCTGAATAACCGCATTGATGCCGTGTTCATGCGCGATGCTCACACAATCATTGAACGGAAAGAACGCATCGGATGCCATTACAGCACCCTTCAGATCAAAATTGAACTGGCCTGCTTTTTCAATTGCATGGCGGAGTGCATCGATCCTGGAAGTTTGTCCGCATCCCTTACCAATCAGCTGTTTGTCTTTCACCAGTGCGATCGCGTTTGATTTCAGGTGCTTGCAGACAATATTAGCAAACTCCAGATCAGACCTTTCTGCACTTGTTGAAGAACGGGCTCCTACTTCATTCCACTCATTATAGTTGCCATTATCACTATCCTGCAGCAATACGCCATTCAGCACATTCTTGAACATATACTTACTCTTAACCGGCTGCTTTTGTTCGAGCAGAATGCGGTTCTTTTTAGCTTGCAGTACAACGAGGGCATCTGCATCAAATGCAGGCGCGATCAGGATTTCGAAGAATATTTCACTGATGGATTCTGCAGTTGCTTTATCAATCGGCTTGTTGGTAACCAACACTCCGCCGAAGGCACTTTCCTTATCTCCTGCGAGCGCAGCTTCCCAGGCTTCTTTGAGTGTGGTACGGGAAGCGATTCCGCAAACGTTGGTATGCTTGATAACAGCAAAGGTAGTAGCTTCAAACTCCTGGATCAGCTGGCAGGCAGCGTCTACGTCTACCAGGTTGTTGAACGACAGTTCCTTACCATGTAATTTATTGAAAACTTCTTCGAGGTTACCGTAGAAGATCCCACGCTGGTGCGGGTTTTCACCATAACGGTTCACCTGACCCTGTGGGATGGAAAGCTGGAAATCAGCACCAGGCTCGTTGTTCAGGAAATATTGTGAAATAGCTACATCGTAGTGTGCACAAACTTCAAATGCTTTTGCTGCAAAGCTTCTGCGCTCTTCGATAGAAGTAGCTCCCTTATTGTCGGTCAGCACCTTTTCCAGGTCTGCATACTGATCTTTAGAAGCCACAATCACTACATCCTTGTAGTTCTTACCTGCAGCACGGATCAGAGAAACTCCCCCTATGTCAATTTTTTCGATGATAGCCTGCTCTTCGCTGGTGCTTTTCACAGTTTCTTCAAACGGATAAAGGTCTACTATCACCAGGTCAATCTCAGGTATCTCATACTGCTTCAGCTGTTCCAGATCCTGCGGATTTTCACGGCGGGCCAATATCCCCCCAAATACTTTAGGGTGCAGCGTTTTAACACGGCCACCCAGGATAGAAGGATATGCAGTAAGATCTTCTACTGCCACACAGGATACGCCCTGTTCTTCAATAAATTTTTGCGTACCGCCGGTAGAATAGATAGTCACACCTTGTTCGCCCAATTTCTTTACAATGCCCTCCAGGTTATCTTTATAGAAAACGGAGATGAGCGCTGATTTAATTTGCTTTTGCATGAACGGAAAACATTAGAAATTATTAACATAGATTCCTGATCCGGAACCGAAAGAAGCGCAAAGTTAACACGTAAACATCATTTTTCCATTCCTGTATCCCACTATACTACCATCGTTTCAAAACTTCATGTCACTATTCCGGGCCTGCAGGCCTGCATCTCACTACCAATGCACCCTGTTCGGGTATAGAATAAAAATTAATTCCCGCGGCATGGCATTCTTCTTTCCATTGCTGTATCCTTTTCCGGGAGTTAGCAGCACCAGCCACTATACAATGGCTGTCGTAACAGGTCATAATTGCAGGGATATTTACATGCGGATTATTGTTCAGGAAGACATAATCAACCCGGAACCTGCTGCTCATACGGCCGGTGGGAAGTATACTGTCTATGATCACCAGCTGTTTTCCCCAAAAGCTGATGTACCGGCCGTACTGATTAAATCCCATCACCGCACCCGGCTCCACACCCAGGTACTGCCGCGTTGCCACAATCTGCGCCCCGGCTGCCTGCCGGAAAATGGTGTCCTGCCCGGTGAACCGGGCCTTCCGCCCGTTGATACAGTCTATTGCCGTATATCCGGTCACGTTATATATAACCATCAGCCGCTGCTGCCGGCAGCGGGTCTCCCACCCTGCCCGTAACACAAGGTATCCCCAGCAACTAATTAAAACCAGCCACAAACCGGGTCTCCACCTGATCATGAACAACAGGGCGGCCCCTGTAATGAACAAATACAACAGGGCGGCCTGCGACAATGAGCAATGAATATCCTTTATCAGCGCTCCCGGCAGGTCGCCAAGCCATTTTACGCTGCTATTCATTATCATGATGAGGAGCTGCAATCCCTTCCCCACCCAGGAGGCGAACATACCAAGCGGCGCCACCAGTAATAACAGGATCTCTCCATAGATCGCTACCGTTGACAGAGGTACAGCCACCAGGTTGGCCGGCAGAAAGTAAACCGGGAACTGGTGAAAATAGAACAGGCTCACCGGTGTGGTGACCAGCTGTGCAGCCAGCGATAAAGCGACCATCTGCCATAACAGGTCCACCCATTTTCGCTCCGGCTGCCAGCACCGGTACAACGGTTGGTAGAAAAGCAGTATTCCAAGCACTGCGAGATAAGACAGCTGGAACCCCGCATCCGTGATCAGGTAAGGATTGAACCAAAGCAGCAATACCGCCGATGCCGCCAGCGTATTATAAGTACTGCTATACCTTTCCAATATCAAACGTCCGGTAGTAATACCGGTAAACATAACAGCCGAACGAAGCACGGAAGCCGAAGCGCCGGTGAGCAGTGCAAATCCCCAGAGTACCCCCAAAACCAGTATCGCTTTGGTGAAATTAGCCCACCGCCCTGCCGGCAGCCATTTTAACATCCACAACAGCGTACTGTAAAGCAATGCCAGGTGCATACCCGAAATGGCAATGATGTGCACAATACCCGTATTGCCATAACTCTGCACCACGTCTTTGTCGAGATCCTGCCGGTAGCCAATCAGCAAAGCTTCCGCCATGCCCGATTCCGGCCCCTTCCCTATGAAAACTTTCAGGCTCCCCAGGCAATAATCCCTGGCGCTGATCAGCCACCGGTCTATTGGGTTACCTCCTTCCTGCGGCAATAAATAATAATCCCTGTGAACCAGGTGCAGCTGCTGATAGATCTGCTGGCCGGCACAATACTGCTGGTAATCAAATGCCCCCGGATTCCCATTATTTTTGATCAATACAGGCTTTTTCCGGGTGATGATCTGTTGCCCATAGGCAAGATCCGGCAGGGAGTCTTCCCTTGTTAAATAAAGCTGTAAATAGCCTTTAACAGGTATCCAGCGGCCCTTGTTACAAACAGCATTGATAGTTGCAACTGCACGGCATGTCCGCTCCTTTAACACAGGTGGAGCATTCACCTCCAACAACAACCAGGAGCTGTCAGCAGCCTGTTTTTCCCAGAAGCTACGCTCACGACGGAGATCAGCTTTATATATCAACAGGCAGCCGCAGGCCGTTACCAGTACCAGCAATAACAGGCCCCTCACCGGAATGGCGGCATATCTCCACTGAACCGGTAACTGCCGGCACAGTAACAAACCGCCGGCAGCAAACAGTATCAGTATCATTATAAGTGTAAAAGACAGGGACAGGTATGACTGTAAACAGATACCAGCCATCAGCGGGATGGCCACCCTGACGAATGGCGCCCGTTTCCAGTGCATGTTAACAAAACCGGATGATTCAAAATGCATAAAGGGTTAACTTTTGGGTAGTCAAACCTCGCTTTTCATCCTGATAAAAGTGTTTCAGAATTGTTAAAAACGGTGAATCTCAGGCAATAATATCTATATATGATTTCTAGGTAAAATTCGCTCAGAGATGTTAAAATGAGTATAAACAACCAATTTTATCATTTTTATAATATATTTAAAGTCATTTGTTTAAAAATTATAAATATATTCATCTGTTATTGATTAGTTAACATCTCTTTTAAATATAATATTATTTGTAAACTGCATTACCGGTCACGCTATTTGAATTGTATCAAGATTCAATAGTCGTGTCTTTAATGGTTATTTTGAGGGAAAAGAAGGAGCCTGATTTTTATCAGGCTCTGTTTATTTTACCAGTCTTTAGTCTTTAGCCTTTAGCTATTAGTCTTTAGTAAAAATGCAGAGGAGATTAACATCTACAATAATGTTAATCTCCTCTGCATTTTTACTAAAGACTAATAGCTGAAGGCTACTTGCTCAGGTACATACTCTTTTCTTTATACAACTGACGGAAGTAAGGATCACGCAGATCTTTGATAAAGCGGATCGCCTCCCCGGTTGATTTCATTTCAGGTCCGAGCTCTTTGTTTACACCCGGGAATTTATTGAAGGAGAACACAGGTTCCTTGATAGCGAAACCGGTGAGCTTTTTCTCGATCTTAAAGTCCTGCAGCTTGTTAGCACCTATCATCACTTTTGTTGCTATGTTCAGGTAAGGTACCTGGTAAGCTTTCGCGATAAACGGTGTCGTCCGGGAAGCACGCGGGTTTGCCTCAATTACGTAAACGTTGCCGTCTTTGATAGCAAACTGGATGTTGATCAATCCACGGATATCCAGTGCGCGGGCTATCTTCTCGGCATAATACTCCATGGTGGTCACTTCGATGGGCGACAAATTAAACGCCGGCAGCAACGCATGGCTGTCGCCACTGTGGATACCAGCTGGTTCAATGTGCTCCATCACGCCCATCACATGGAAATCGGTACCATCAAAAATTCCATCGATCTCCGCCTCCTGGCAGCGATCCAGGAAGTGATCGATCAGGATCTTGTTACCAGGCAGGTGCCGTAACAGGCTGAGTACAGATTCTTCCAGCTCTTCTTCATTAATCACGATCCTCATACGTTGTCCACCTAATACATAAGACGGGCGAACCAGTACGGGATAACCTACTTCCTTGGCCACTTCTATGGCGTCGTCGGTATTGTAGGCAGTTCCGTATTTAGGATAAGGAATCTTCAATTCTTTCAGCATATCGGAGAAACGGCCACGGTCTTCCGCGATATCCATATTATCGAACGAGGTACCTATGATCTTCACACCGTTTGCTTCGAGGCGTTTGGCCAGCTTCAGCGCAGTTTGGCCTCCCAGCTGTACAATCACGCCTGCTGGTTTTTCCAGCTCGATGATTTCCCAGAGGTTTTCCCAGAACACCGGTTCGAAGTACAGTTTATCTGCCATGTCGAAATCGGTGGATACTGTTTCAGGATTACAGTTTACCATGATAGCTTCGTAGCCGCAATCCTGGATCGCCTGCAGGCCATGTGTACAGCAGTAATCGAATTCAATACCCTGACCGATCCTGTTCGGGCCGGAACCCAGTACAATGATTTTCTTCCTGTCGGAAACCTTGCTCTCATTTTCTGTATCGAAAGTAGAATAGAAGTAAGGCGTCTTGGCTTCAAACTCGGCACTGCAGGTGTCCACCATCTTGAAGGTACGGGTGATGCCCAGTTCCTTACGTTTGGCGTACACTTCATCATCATCGCAATCACCGAACAATACTGCCAGCTGTGCATCGGAGAAGCCCATTTTCTTGGCATCTCTCAGCATATCTGCCGGTACCGTTTTCAGTTCATGCTCCAGCAATTGTTTTTCCAGGTTTACGATATCCTGGATCTGGTGCAGGAACCAACGGTCTATATATGTCAGCTGGTGGATATGCTTTACAGATACACCCGCCATCAGCGCATCTTTGATGCGGAAAATACGATCCCAGGTAGGACGTTTCAGCTTTTCGACCAGCTGCTCTGTTTTCATGAGCGACTTGCCGTAGTAACCCAGGCCCAGCGCATCGTTCTCCAGGCTCTGACAGGCTTTCTGCAGAGCTTCGGGGAAAGTGCGGCCGATAGACATTACCTCACCCACAGATTTCATCTGCAGTCCTAAGGTATCGTCGGCGCCTTTGAATTTATCGAAGTTCCAGCGTGGCATTTTTACAATCACGTAGTCCAGCGCAGGTTCGAAGAAGGCAGAAGTAGTTCTGGTGATCTGGTTTTCCAGTTCATCCAGGGTGTAGCCAATGGCCAGTTTAGCAGCGATCTTCGCGATCGGGTAACCAGTGGCTTTGGATGCCAGCGCAGAAGAACGGCTTACGCGCGGGTTGATCTCAATAGCTATCAGCTCTTCATTTTCGGGATTCAGGGAGAACTGAACGTTACAGCCTCCGGCGAAGTTCCCGAGGTCACGCATCATCATCATGGCTTTATTACGCATGTCCTGGAAAGCAGTATCGCTCAGGGTCATGGCAGGCGCCACTGTGATAGAATCACCGGTATGAATCCCCATCGGATCGAGGTTTTCCACCGTACAGATGATTACCACGTTGTTGTTCTTATCTCTCAACAACTCCAGTTCATATTCTTTCCATCCCAATACCGCTTTTTCCACCAGCACTTCATGGATGGGAGATGCTTTCAAACCACGGTCCAGGGCTTCGTCCAGCTCGTCTTTGCTGTGTACGAAACCGCCTCCGGTACCACCGAGGGTAAACGATGGGCGAATCACCAACGGGAAACCTATCTCTTGTGCAAACTCCTTACCTTCCAGGAAGGAATTCGCTGTCTTGGCCGGTGCTACCGGTACTCCCAGCTCAATCATCCACTGACGGAACTGCTCACGGTCTTCCGCTTTATCGATCGCTTTAATATCCACACCGATCAGGCGCACATTGTACTTTTCCCAAATCCCCAGTTCATCCACTTCTTTACAGAGGTTCAATGCAGTCTGACCTCCCATGGTCGGTAACACAGCATCTATCTGGTTTTCCTCCAGGATCTGCTCAATGCTTTCCACCGTCAGCGGCAGCAGGTAAACCTTATCCGCCATCATTGGGTCTGTCATGATAGTAGCCGGGTTGGAATTAATAAGGATCACTTTAATTCCTTCTTCCCGAAGCGAACGTGCTGCCTGGGAGCCGGAATAGTCAAATTCGCAAGCCTGACCAATAATAATAGGTCCAGAACCGATAATGAGCACAGATTTGATAGATGAATCTTTTGGCATTTGTATAATCTATTGAAAATGAAAAACCAAATTGATTTTTCTGTTGTACGAGGGAACAAAAAAATCGTGCAAAGCTACGTGATTTGAAAATTATTATTGGAAATAAATTTTTGTTTTCGGTGTTATTTTTTTGAAAGGTGCCCCGACGCGAATAAATTTACATACCTGGTTTATTCCATTTACCTATAACAACAAGCATCGCATGAGTACTGTACCTCGCTTCAGGCATTCATATCCCTCCTCCTGGGAAACCCTGGTCCGCAGATTCAACAGCCGGGCATTAATGGTGGAAGGAGACCATGACCAGCCAGTTTATCGATTCTCTTTCCGATTCGAATATCAGCAAACCAGAGGACAATTTATATTCACCTGGGAGAATACAAAAAATGACAGAACCTTCGTGAATATTAACCTGTCCAGATCCCGTGGTCTCGGGGTGCTACTGCCTTTTGATACACCAGATCTGATCCCGGGACACATTTACAATCCCGAAACAACCCTGCTCCTTGAGTTGGCGGAAAGGCACGACCAGCTGAAAATATCACCTAACACGCGGTTACGGAGGCTCCTCTCCCGTTTTAATTCC
The genomic region above belongs to Chitinophaga sp. 180180018-3 and contains:
- a CDS encoding DUF3109 family protein, producing MIIIDDKYISDEVVEEQFVCNLSACKGACCVAGDCGAPLDKTEIKTLKKIYPKIKSYLREEGIQEIERTGTNTTDDEYGYVTPIVNKGICAYATIDEHGIVGCGIEKAFNDGVVDFKKPISCHLYPIRVKKYESFEAVNYDRWDICKPACKNGKSLKVPVYRFLKDALIRKYGTEFYEVLDKIAKKNYEL
- a CDS encoding LutB/LldF family L-lactate oxidation iron-sulfur protein, translated to MHQLASTFLEESEKKASDLNHRQTINFNISRYNSAVKVGKQQFADLPGARERAKNIKWRAIEHLDNHLEEFEQNFTRRGGKVIWAETAEQVQQEILAICQAKQCKSIVKSKSMATEEVHLNAFMEANGIECVETDLGEYIQQLDGEPPYHIVTPAMHKSKEDVARLFAEKLGTDPGLTPEQLTLVAREKLRHKYLEAEIGITGANFIIADTGSIAVTENEGNARLTTAFPKTHIVLVGIEKVIPSITDLGLFWPLLATYGTGQQITAYNSIFSGPRQEGETDGPEEMYVILMDNGRSNILQDTVARESLYCIRCGSCLNACPVYKNIGGHTYAATYSGPIGSVITPHLKGMDSYMHLSFASSLCGNCTEVCPVRINLHELLLHNRQKAVEENYTSGGEKFAWYLWKQGCNSRKMMNMASGKTKNFMLRKFFAKTWGDNRELPVFAPKSFNQLWKERK
- a CDS encoding energy transducer TonB, whose protein sequence is MPDKRPHIKPEELASLIRQYLAGELDDKAMHALEHQALDDPFLADALDGYAMHSPDQQAHQEDLAGRLAARIAPVRGRVRALYYRWAAVAAILLLMVSAGWYLWREQQVAPPIASVKSPAAPAADSGVPAAADTAAMLANVEKSAKEDAVPEPPMLAKAKEMKPRAKGVPSAAPVVSSPAAEAAGAEVSAYTKDDDSAGKLIAQGTPGASALTPAARDNNRAFMAQHNVDSKVLEPKPRTPGDSASSALNEVVVVGMGAKKKQNMTGSVVIRGLNANTDSGQLERSLSGRVAGVQIESDAENPGYQAPEPVIGWTAFENYLHTKTVNPDDKYRGIVRVAFTVMPDGTLQNFKILRSLNEICDAEAIRVIKEGPKWSAASDRKPARVKVKVPFRGRQAE
- a CDS encoding sigma-70 family RNA polymerase sigma factor; its protein translation is MSFIRQNIMQDADDAYLIGEYKSTGKLDFLAALYQRYMSLVYGVCLKYFDEEASKDAVMQIFEELIGKVKQHEVQNFKSWLHVLTRNHCLMKLRAMKNKESRQVSIDDHPIVENGETGHHENGMSLEDNLQSMEKCLETLPEEQKRSVDLFYLQEKSYREVSVITGYEMNKVKSYIQNGKRNLKICMEQQQHA
- the purH gene encoding bifunctional phosphoribosylaminoimidazolecarboxamide formyltransferase/IMP cyclohydrolase; this encodes MQKQIKSALISVFYKDNLEGIVKKLGEQGVTIYSTGGTQKFIEEQGVSCVAVEDLTAYPSILGGRVKTLHPKVFGGILARRENPQDLEQLKQYEIPEIDLVIVDLYPFEETVKSTSEEQAIIEKIDIGGVSLIRAAGKNYKDVVIVASKDQYADLEKVLTDNKGATSIEERRSFAAKAFEVCAHYDVAISQYFLNNEPGADFQLSIPQGQVNRYGENPHQRGIFYGNLEEVFNKLHGKELSFNNLVDVDAACQLIQEFEATTFAVIKHTNVCGIASRTTLKEAWEAALAGDKESAFGGVLVTNKPIDKATAESISEIFFEILIAPAFDADALVVLQAKKNRILLEQKQPVKSKYMFKNVLNGVLLQDSDNGNYNEWNEVGARSSTSAERSDLEFANIVCKHLKSNAIALVKDKQLIGKGCGQTSRIDALRHAIEKAGQFNFDLKGAVMASDAFFPFNDCVSIAHEHGINAVIQPGGSVRDNDSIEFCKTHDMVMVMTGMRHFRH
- a CDS encoding ComEC/Rec2 family competence protein, translating into MHFESSGFVNMHWKRAPFVRVAIPLMAGICLQSYLSLSFTLIMILILFAAGGLLLCRQLPVQWRYAAIPVRGLLLLVLVTACGCLLIYKADLRRERSFWEKQAADSSWLLLEVNAPPVLKERTCRAVATINAVCNKGRWIPVKGYLQLYLTREDSLPDLAYGQQIITRKKPVLIKNNGNPGAFDYQQYCAGQQIYQQLHLVHRDYYLLPQEGGNPIDRWLISARDYCLGSLKVFIGKGPESGMAEALLIGYRQDLDKDVVQSYGNTGIVHIIAISGMHLALLYSTLLWMLKWLPAGRWANFTKAILVLGVLWGFALLTGASASVLRSAVMFTGITTGRLILERYSSTYNTLAASAVLLLWFNPYLITDAGFQLSYLAVLGILLFYQPLYRCWQPERKWVDLLWQMVALSLAAQLVTTPVSLFYFHQFPVYFLPANLVAVPLSTVAIYGEILLLLVAPLGMFASWVGKGLQLLIMIMNSSVKWLGDLPGALIKDIHCSLSQAALLYLFITGAALLFMIRWRPGLWLVLISCWGYLVLRAGWETRCRQQRLMVIYNVTGYTAIDCINGRKARFTGQDTIFRQAAGAQIVATRQYLGVEPGAVMGFNQYGRYISFWGKQLVIIDSILPTGRMSSRFRVDYVFLNNNPHVNIPAIMTCYDSHCIVAGAANSRKRIQQWKEECHAAGINFYSIPEQGALVVRCRPAGPE